Part of the Labrenzia sp. CE80 genome, CTGCTCGATCCGCTCTCGTCGCAGCAGAACCAATGAGTAGCCCGCCTGCACCATAAGGAGACAAGGATGTTCCTGTGCTGTAGCTCAATCCGCGCTTCTCGCGAACTTCTTCGTAGAGCCAGGAGGTGAAAGTGCCGCCACCCAAAATATGGTTCATGACAAACGCCGCCTGGTAGTCAGGGTCATCCCGCTTGAGACCAGGCAGCGCGAAGACAAGCTTGGTCTGGGGAACTGGCATTGCGTGATCGATCCGCTGATCAGCTTTAATATCCATCTCGGGAACTGGGGTGATGTCACCGGTTCCAGGAAGGGGGGAAAATACCATGTCGAGCAGGGGAGCTAGCGCCTCTGCGTTGATGTCGCCGACCACGCCGATGCGAAGCGTATCGCGCGAAAAGATCCGGTTTTTCTGTGAGAGCAGATCGTCTCTGGTCAGACTTGCAAGGCTCTCTTCGGTGCCACTTGTAGGGGTAGCGTAAGGGTGTTCTCCGAGCATCGCCTTCAACAGGTTCCGGGAAGCTATCGTGTCCGGGTCACGTGTCGCCCTCCGAATGCCTACGGCCAATTGGGCTTTCATGCGATCCACCGCGACCTCATCAAACCGAGGGTCGTTGACTGCCAGTCGAAGCAAGTCGAACGCCTCGTCGCGTGCCGGCGTCAGGGTTCGGAGGCTTCCGTAAAAGTAGTCTTTGCCAGTGTTGAAGCTGATGCCGACTGCGAGATCTTCCATACGAGCTTGGAACTTTTCAGAGGAGAGATCGCCTGCCCCTTCATCCAGAGTGGAGGCAAGGAGGCGCGTCAGGCCTTCCTTGCCTTCCGGATCTTGAACAGCGCCGCCTTTGAAGGAAAAATTGACGGCGATGATCGGGACTGTGTTGTCTTCAACGAGCCAGGCTTCAATACCCTTCGGACTGACAACACGCTGAATTTCAACTGCTTGAGCTATCGACAGGGTCAAGCCCAGCGCCCCAAGCGCAACCGCACCGGCTGAAATCGCGCGACTTAGGTGTTTTTGTGCAAGGTGTAGCATGGATCACGACTTTTCTGGTTTGGCTGTGTCGGAAAGGGCTGTGTCTTCCGTCGGTGTCACCAACCGACCGACAACGGGCTTGCCGGAAAGGTATTTGCGTGCGGCCTCTTGCACATCCTCTGGTGTAACCGCGCCAAGCTGAGAGGGCCAAGTCTGGACATCCTTGATCGTTTGACCGGTCGCAAGCGCGCTGCCGAAGATCCGCGCCAAGCTTTGCTGACTGTCTTGTGCGTAGATTGCGCTCGCAATCATGCTGCGTTTGGCTCGAGCGAGTTCTTCCGCCGTAATGCCATTGGATATGACATTCTCGAGCTCTTCTTGAATGACCGCTTCGATCTCGTCTAGCGTATGGCCTTCACGCGGTGAGCCGTAGAAGCCGAAACGGCCGTCATCCAACGCCCCGCCTTGATAGTAACTGCCTGCGTTGATCGCTAGTTTGCGCTCAAGAACAGCTTCCTTGTGCAATCGGCTGGTTGCGCCACCGCCTAGAACATATGCCAATACGTCAAGCGCTTCCGCCTCATGTCCATGACCAGTTGTCTGGCTGGGAACAATCCAGGTCATGGAGACTGTTTCCTGCCTCACACGCGGGTCTGAGACAGAAATGCGGCGTTCGCCGGCGAGTGGCGGTTCTGCGGGGCGTACTCTGGCTCCTGGTTCGGCACGGCGTACGACTTTGCCATAGGTCTGCTCCGCAAGTTTTTTGACGTTTGCGGATTCAACATCACCGGCAATAACGAGTACAGCATTGTTTGGAGTGTAGAAGCGATTGTAGAAAGAGATTGCGGACTCCTTGTTCAACGCCTCGATTTCGCTCTGCCAGCCGATGACTGGCGAACCATACGGGTGATTGACGAATGTGATTGCGGTGAGTGCTTCACGAAGTTTGGATCCCGGGTCGCTGTCCACCCGCATCCGGCGCTCCTCAAGGACCACGTCAAGTTCCGGTGCGACCACGTCGTCGGTCAACACCAGGTTCTCCATGCGATCAGCTTCCATCTCCATCATCAAGGGGAGATGCTCTTTCGCCACGCGTTGGAAGAAGGCGGTGTAGTCGGTGCTTGTGAATGCGTTTTCTTGCCCGCCAATCTCGGCGACCATCGTCGAAAAGGCGCCATTCGGATGATTCTTCGTGCCCTTGAACATCAGGTGTTCAAGGAAATGTGCGACGCCCGATTGCCCTTCCGGTTCGTCAGCAGAGCCAACCTTGTACCAGAGCATGTGGGTGACGACGGGAGCCCGATGATCTGGAATGACAACCACTTCGAGGCCATTGTTGAGCGTGAAGTGACTGAGACCAGGTGCAATCTGAAGATCTGATGGAAGCTCCAGGGGTGAACTATCCTGTGGTTCCGCTGCCGCGACGGGAAGTGGCAGGCTCAAAAGCGTGGCTGCAAGCAGAAGGGGGGCAAACTGGCTGCGGTGGAATGATCTGGGGTGGGTGCGCAAACTGGCCTCCGCAAATAGGGGTTTCGTGTATCTTCCCATGGCGGTGTTCGTGCACGCCAGCCGAAAGGTACTTTAATTGTTATAGGGTCGGAGGTTGTCGAAGGCTCATTAAAGATCGGTCATTTTCTCGCGAGCGTTGTATCTCGCGCGGCCCATCCCATAGAAAAACCGCCCCACGATCGACGCAGGGCGGTCCAAAAAGATCAAGTTCAACTGAGGGCTGAAATGCTACCCGCCTCTGCGGCAACTTCCGCCGCTTTCCTCAAGACACCGCATGTCGAGGGGCGCACTGTCGTATTCGTCTTTGACGGCTTCGGTCTTGGTCTCAACGACATTCGGCATAGGCGCATCTGCAGACGGGACGGAATAGGCTGACGGGGGATCAGTCAGATATCTGCGTGTCGGCAGGCTATTGCGTGTCGCAGCGTTGGCTTCTTTGGTCAAATCATTCGCTGAGGTGTTCTGCGCGCGCATCTCTGTGCTCGTCATACGGTCTCCAGAGATCAGATCTTCATCGCGCGATTCTGCAGCAACGTCCCGTTGGGTGTTGGAACTGATGTTTATGCCGCGCATCTGTTCAGGCGTGAGAACGTCCGGATGTCGCCCATCTGCACTGGCGTAAATCGCCTTGACTTCGGCTAGGTCCTGGTTGCCAGCATTCTTTGGCCATTCAGCGGATTTGCTACCAGCGACTTGAGTTTCCGGTTCCGGAAGAGCGGTCGAATTGGCCGGCATGGCAAGTGGTGCACGCGGCTTGTAATCAATCGGTTTTGCGTTCGGGTCGACTGCACCCAGGCCGGACATCAAACCGGCGACAAGAGCCGTATCGGGCGCCTGAGTTGTCCCGTCCGCAGCCTGGCATGCTGCAAGAGCAACGCCAGCGACGACGGTCATGGCGACCTTGTGAATGTTTGAAATCATTGTCCGCAGCACCCCGGACTCCTTAAGTCTTTGCAATTTTAAAGCGCTCTGGAGGATTTTCCAATCGCTCGACCAAAGCTTAAATCGCTATTTTGCGGCTTTATTTGGACCGCTCTTTATTCCGTCATACAGGAGACCGGCGACTCCGGCAACGATCCAAACGTCCGCGAGGTTGAACACATACCAAGAGAAGGTCCCGATGTGGAAGTGCACAAAGTCTACGACAGCGCCATAGGCCAAGCGGTCAATGCCGTTTCCTATAGCCCCACCGACAATGAGTGCTAGAGCGAAAGCGAGAAAGCGCGTTTCTGCTCGAACCGACCAAACCCACAATCCGATTGTTGCTGCTAAAGTGCCAAACGCCAGGATCCAGCGCCCTAGATCTCCATCCTGCTGAAACAGGCCGTAGGAAATGCCCCGGTTCCAGACGAGCACGATGTCGAGCACTGGCAGAACCGCTACGGGACCTGCCTGCGCAAGATTGAAACTGTACAGCAACCAGAGCTTCGACGCTTGGTCGAGAACCAGGCCCGCGAGCGTGATTCCGAATACGAGGCGGCTGTACTGTCCCCATAGCCATCTCTCAGCCCAGCTGTTTGGCGCGGATGATAAAGGCGTGTTGGGTTGGTCCATGACTTCCCGGTCAGGTGAGGCAGCGGCCGTTAGGCCGCCGCGTTGTCCTTGTCCCACTCGCGCAAGGCATCCGCATCGCGCAAGGTGACATCGGGATAGTTGGCGTCAGAACCGACCTCTGGGAGGATTTTCCAGGACCGTGCGCACTTCTTACCTGTCGCAAGTCCTGGCACTACAGCAACACCCGGAGTGTCGTCCAGCGTGAAGGCCCCTTCAGGTGATGGATCAGCCGTGACGGTGATCTGGCTGGTGATGGCGATGTCTGCCATGTCCCGGCCCGCCAGAGCGGCCATGAGATCAGCGTCAGTTACATGAACGACTGGATGGGCTTCCAGCGACGAGCCGATACGCTTTTCGCGGCGTTCAATTTCGAGCGCGCCGGTGATAACGCGGCGGACGGTCTTGATCTTCGCCCACTTGGCAGCAAGAGCATCATCCTTCCACTCGCTGGGGACGGATGGGAACTGCTCCAGATGTACCGAGGTGTCCTCACCGTAGCGGGACGTCCAGGTTTCATCCATGGTGAAGGGCAGCATCGGCGCCATCCAGGTGACCAGGCAGTTGAACAGCTTGTCGATCACATAGAGCGATGCCTTGCGGCGCACGGATGACTTCGCATCACAGTAAAGTGCGTCCTTGCGGATGTCGAAATAGAAAGCCGACAGCTCCACCGTCATGAAGGTGAACAGGTGGTGGAACACACGCTTGTAATCGAATTCCCAGTAGGCCTCGCGCACCAGCGTATTCAGTTCTGCCAAACGGTGAAGCATCAGGCGTTCCAGCTCCGGCATCTCCGCCAGTGCTAGGTCTTCCTCGCTCGCATGCGCGAGAGAGCCGAGCATCCAGCGCAGGGTGTTGCGCAGTTTGCGGTAGCTGTCGACACTGGTCTTGATGATTTCCGGACCGATACGCTGGTCTTCGGCATAGTCGCAGGATGCTGCCCACAGGCGCAGGATATCGGCCCCATACTGCTTGATGATGTCCTGCGGGAACACCTGGTTGCCGAGAGATTTGGACATCTTGCGCCCGTCCTCGGCCATGGTGAAGCCGTGGGTCAGGACCGCGTCATAGGGTGCGTGTCCACGGGTGCCGCAGCTCTCAAGCAGGGAGGAATGGAACCAGCCGCGGTGCTGATCCGAACCTTCCAGGTAAAGAACATAGTCGTCACCGCCCACGCCCTTGCGCTTCGGGTTCAGATCGTCACGCTTTTCCATGCAGAAGGCATGAGTGGAGCCGGAATCAAACCAGACATCAAGGATGTCCTTCACCATGTCCCATTCGTCGGTCTTGTAGTCATTGCCGAGGAAACGCTCTTTCGCGCCTTCCGCGAACCAGGCATCGGCTCCTTCGGAGGCGAAGGCGTCATAGATCCGCTTGTTGACAGCATCATCCTTGAGGACTTCTGCAGTGTCCTTATTGATGAACACGGTGATCGGAACGCCCCAGGCGCGCTGGCGAGACAGAACCCAATCTGGGCGGTTTTCGATCATTGAGCGCAGACGGTTCTGACCGGAGCCCGGCACAAAGCGAGTGCTGTCGATGGCTTTCAATGCACGGTCGCGCAGAGTGTCCTTCGCGCCGTCGATGTCGCGGTCCATATAGACGAACCACTGCGGTGTGTTCCGGAAGATGATCGGCTTCTTGGAACGCCAGGAATGCGGATACTGGTGCTTCAGGCGGCCGAGCCCGATGAGGTTTCCGCTTTCTTTTAGGGCTTCGGTGTTTGCCTTGTTGGCCTTGCCCTTCTCACCCTTGTGGGTGATCACCTGATTGCCGTCAAAGCCCGGCGCTTCCTTAGTGTAGAAGCCGTCATCTGCGACGGTGAAGGGGATCGACGTATCGATGCCGCGCTCTTCTAGGTCGCGTGCGTTAGCCATCCAGATTTCAAAATCGTCTACGCCGTGACCGGGGGCGGTATGCACAAAGCCAGTACCCGCGTCGTCGGTCACGTGATCGCCATCTAGCAGCGGCACGTCGAACTGGTATCCACCCAGATCCAACTCACGATAGGGATGTGCCAGAGTCAGCGCCGCCAGCTCATCAGCTGTCACATCGCGCAGCTTATTGAAGTCTTCAATGCGTGCGTTCTTGAAAACATCGCCTGCAAGTGCATCGGCCAGGATCAGCGTATCGCCGTGCTGGACCCAATTGTCGTCTGGCAGGCCGTCCTGTGTGACTACGTAAAGGCCATAGCTGATGCGCGACGAATAAGAGACCGCGCGGTT contains:
- the lspA gene encoding signal peptidase II → MGQGQRGGLTAAASPDREVMDQPNTPLSSAPNSWAERWLWGQYSRLVFGITLAGLVLDQASKLWLLYSFNLAQAGPVAVLPVLDIVLVWNRGISYGLFQQDGDLGRWILAFGTLAATIGLWVWSVRAETRFLAFALALIVGGAIGNGIDRLAYGAVVDFVHFHIGTFSWYVFNLADVWIVAGVAGLLYDGIKSGPNKAAK
- a CDS encoding pitrilysin family protein; translated protein: MLHLAQKHLSRAISAGAVALGALGLTLSIAQAVEIQRVVSPKGIEAWLVEDNTVPIIAVNFSFKGGAVQDPEGKEGLTRLLASTLDEGAGDLSSEKFQARMEDLAVGISFNTGKDYFYGSLRTLTPARDEAFDLLRLAVNDPRFDEVAVDRMKAQLAVGIRRATRDPDTIASRNLLKAMLGEHPYATPTSGTEESLASLTRDDLLSQKNRIFSRDTLRIGVVGDINAEALAPLLDMVFSPLPGTGDITPVPEMDIKADQRIDHAMPVPQTKLVFALPGLKRDDPDYQAAFVMNHILGGGTFTSWLYEEVREKRGLSYSTGTSLSPYGAGGLLIGSAATRADRAEETLSVILGQFERMATEGPTEAELESAKRFLTGSYPLRFDASSKIARQLVALQNAELGIDYFDRRNAEIEAVTLEDVRRVAKRLMAGKVPTISTVGPASN
- the ileS gene encoding isoleucine--tRNA ligase translates to MTETKTRDYSETLNLPKTDYPMRAGLPKKEPEIIARWKDMNLYKQLREAGSSRNKFILHDGPPYANGNIHIGHALNKTLKDIVTRSMQMTGWDSNYVPGWDCHGLPIEWKIEEQYRAKGKNKDEVPVNEFRQECRDFAAHWIEIQKKEFQRLGIEGDWDNPYLTMRFESEAVIAQELMKFATSGQLYRGSKPVMWSVVEKTALAEAEIEYHDYQSDQIWVKFPVVEAGSVDEDAAEELLDAAVVIWTTTPWTMPGNRAVSYSSRISYGLYVVTQDGLPDDNWVQHGDTLILADALAGDVFKNARIEDFNKLRDVTADELAALTLAHPYRELDLGGYQFDVPLLDGDHVTDDAGTGFVHTAPGHGVDDFEIWMANARDLEERGIDTSIPFTVADDGFYTKEAPGFDGNQVITHKGEKGKANKANTEALKESGNLIGLGRLKHQYPHSWRSKKPIIFRNTPQWFVYMDRDIDGAKDTLRDRALKAIDSTRFVPGSGQNRLRSMIENRPDWVLSRQRAWGVPITVFINKDTAEVLKDDAVNKRIYDAFASEGADAWFAEGAKERFLGNDYKTDEWDMVKDILDVWFDSGSTHAFCMEKRDDLNPKRKGVGGDDYVLYLEGSDQHRGWFHSSLLESCGTRGHAPYDAVLTHGFTMAEDGRKMSKSLGNQVFPQDIIKQYGADILRLWAASCDYAEDQRIGPEIIKTSVDSYRKLRNTLRWMLGSLAHASEEDLALAEMPELERLMLHRLAELNTLVREAYWEFDYKRVFHHLFTFMTVELSAFYFDIRKDALYCDAKSSVRRKASLYVIDKLFNCLVTWMAPMLPFTMDETWTSRYGEDTSVHLEQFPSVPSEWKDDALAAKWAKIKTVRRVITGALEIERREKRIGSSLEAHPVVHVTDADLMAALAGRDMADIAITSQITVTADPSPEGAFTLDDTPGVAVVPGLATGKKCARSWKILPEVGSDANYPDVTLRDADALREWDKDNAAA
- a CDS encoding pitrilysin family protein is translated as MRTHPRSFHRSQFAPLLLAATLLSLPLPVAAAEPQDSSPLELPSDLQIAPGLSHFTLNNGLEVVVIPDHRAPVVTHMLWYKVGSADEPEGQSGVAHFLEHLMFKGTKNHPNGAFSTMVAEIGGQENAFTSTDYTAFFQRVAKEHLPLMMEMEADRMENLVLTDDVVAPELDVVLEERRMRVDSDPGSKLREALTAITFVNHPYGSPVIGWQSEIEALNKESAISFYNRFYTPNNAVLVIAGDVESANVKKLAEQTYGKVVRRAEPGARVRPAEPPLAGERRISVSDPRVRQETVSMTWIVPSQTTGHGHEAEALDVLAYVLGGGATSRLHKEAVLERKLAINAGSYYQGGALDDGRFGFYGSPREGHTLDEIEAVIQEELENVISNGITAEELARAKRSMIASAIYAQDSQQSLARIFGSALATGQTIKDVQTWPSQLGAVTPEDVQEAARKYLSGKPVVGRLVTPTEDTALSDTAKPEKS